One window of the Terriglobia bacterium genome contains the following:
- a CDS encoding Rieske (2Fe-2S) protein — protein MKLRLGSVSEMPAVGTAKEFDCGGKLCCVANVGGRLSAMDNVCPHRGGPLGTGVIDAGKLICPWHGWQFDPATGKAIHVRDAAVELYPLSVEGEDVFIEIS, from the coding sequence ATGAAGCTTCGTCTCGGCTCGGTCTCCGAGATGCCCGCCGTCGGTACCGCTAAGGAATTCGATTGCGGCGGTAAGTTGTGCTGTGTCGCCAATGTCGGCGGACGCCTCTCCGCCATGGATAACGTTTGCCCGCACCGTGGCGGACCGCTGGGGACTGGCGTCATCGACGCCGGCAAGCTTATCTGCCCCTGGCACGGCTGGCAATTCGATCCCGCCACCGGTAAGGCCATCCATGTCCGCGATGCTGCAGTCGAACTCTATCCACTTTCTGTCGAAGGCGAGGACGTCTTCATAGAAATCTCGTAG
- a CDS encoding GGDEF domain-containing protein yields the protein MRLRDQVEVLPRWAIYLISYSILAIVVYFNFVSEPGFSMDLFYLVPIYFLTWFGGIAPGIVMAFLCMVSLVAADLHWHLPLFTSPELGWDHVARFCFLFITTVLLGRLREAYRSASESSRSDFLTGLANRREFFAVAEQERLRAARYGKSVSVAYMDLDGFKEINDQLGHSAGDTILMDVANELRNNLRATDVVARMGGDEFVILLPETDAAAAKAKIEQLRELLLVLARQRNWPVTYSIGLVTFLHPPKSTDEMIGEADHLMYAVKRGTKNNLATGTWPHEKS from the coding sequence ATGCGGCTGCGCGACCAAGTCGAGGTTTTGCCTCGCTGGGCCATTTACCTGATCAGCTACTCGATCCTGGCGATCGTTGTCTATTTCAACTTCGTCAGCGAGCCCGGCTTCTCGATGGACCTCTTCTACCTGGTTCCCATCTACTTCCTGACCTGGTTCGGCGGGATCGCGCCCGGTATCGTGATGGCATTCCTCTGCATGGTCTCGCTGGTTGCGGCGGACCTGCACTGGCATTTGCCACTGTTCACCTCGCCCGAACTCGGCTGGGATCACGTTGCTCGCTTTTGTTTCCTGTTCATCACTACGGTCCTGCTCGGACGGCTGCGCGAAGCATATCGTTCGGCCAGCGAATCATCCCGCAGCGACTTCCTCACCGGCCTGGCGAACCGCCGCGAGTTCTTCGCCGTCGCCGAGCAGGAACGACTGCGCGCGGCGCGTTATGGCAAGTCCGTCAGCGTCGCTTACATGGACCTTGATGGCTTCAAGGAGATCAACGACCAACTCGGGCATTCCGCGGGCGACACCATCCTGATGGACGTCGCCAACGAACTCCGCAACAACCTTCGCGCTACCGACGTCGTTGCGCGAATGGGTGGCGACGAGTTCGTCATCCTGTTACCGGAGACCGATGCCGCTGCGGCGAAGGCGAAGATCGAGCAGTTGCGCGAACTACTCCTCGTCCTCGCTCGCCAGCGAAACTGGCCCGTCACTTACAGTATCGGGCTGGTCACATTCCTGCATCCGCCGAAGTCCACGGACGAAATGATTGGCGAGGCCGATCACCTGATGTACGCCGTGAAGCGCGGGACGAAGAACAACCTCGCGACCGGAACCTGGCCACACGAGAAGAGTTGA
- a CDS encoding heparan-alpha-glucosaminide N-acetyltransferase domain-containing protein, giving the protein MSSTPSQSGRILAIDLARVFAIFFMIQGHTLHVLLAPQYRQGQFFDLWLYLRGLTAPVFLSLAGCSFFVVTMRMFAKSPSDMSSKVFRRIRRFTVFVCLGYLMHMPARSFADLKYVDSAAWQSWYQVDVLQCIGITLIAMQLLALVARSPQRYAIACIAIGSAIVLATPLTWSASWNHMPGFAAAYLNGNSGSLFPLFPWAGYVFMGASLGYLFITQPSSTTIRVTLIAALIAIVAGNVLQRMPWSLYGPIDYWKTSPNLFLIRWGALCLLMTAIGSVLRWLPIKSLPLGQRLASESLVAYMIHIAILYGTSWSIGLRQTIGEKLNPVQTMMFIILMTVVSCAIAIGWNISKQKVKGLRQAVLDPLFGRTPKSATAD; this is encoded by the coding sequence ATGAGTTCCACACCCTCGCAATCGGGCCGAATACTGGCTATTGATTTGGCCCGAGTATTCGCAATCTTCTTCATGATCCAGGGGCACACGCTCCACGTCCTTCTGGCTCCGCAGTATCGCCAGGGACAGTTCTTCGACCTTTGGCTCTACCTCCGAGGACTCACCGCTCCAGTTTTCCTTTCGCTCGCGGGCTGCTCGTTCTTCGTTGTGACCATGCGAATGTTCGCGAAGTCGCCTTCAGACATGTCCAGCAAGGTCTTCCGCCGGATTCGCAGATTCACCGTTTTCGTCTGCCTCGGATACCTCATGCACATGCCAGCGCGCTCCTTCGCCGACCTGAAGTATGTCGATAGCGCTGCATGGCAAAGCTGGTATCAAGTCGACGTGCTGCAATGCATCGGCATAACGCTGATCGCAATGCAGTTGCTGGCGCTGGTCGCGCGATCGCCGCAACGCTACGCGATCGCCTGCATCGCTATCGGAAGCGCGATCGTCCTCGCGACTCCGTTGACCTGGTCGGCAAGTTGGAACCACATGCCGGGATTTGCCGCCGCATACCTGAACGGAAACAGCGGTTCTCTTTTCCCGCTATTCCCTTGGGCAGGTTACGTCTTCATGGGAGCGTCGCTGGGCTACCTGTTTATCACGCAGCCCTCGAGCACCACGATTCGCGTGACGCTGATCGCAGCGCTGATTGCGATCGTCGCTGGAAACGTACTGCAGCGGATGCCCTGGAGCCTCTACGGCCCGATCGATTACTGGAAGACGAGCCCGAATCTCTTTCTAATCCGTTGGGGCGCTCTGTGCCTGTTGATGACGGCGATCGGCAGCGTACTGCGATGGTTGCCCATAAAGTCTCTGCCGCTGGGCCAGAGGCTGGCGAGTGAGTCGCTGGTCGCCTACATGATCCACATCGCGATCCTCTATGGAACGAGTTGGAGCATCGGCTTGCGGCAGACGATCGGCGAGAAATTGAATCCCGTTCAGACAATGATGTTCATCATCCTGATGACCGTCGTTTCTTGCGCAATCGCAATCGGCTGGAATATCTCGAAGCAGAAGGTGAAGGGGCTGCGGCAAGCGGTTCTCGATCCTTTGTTTGGCCGGACCCCGAAGAGCGCTACAGCGGACTGA
- a CDS encoding TonB-dependent receptor — MPYLGRIPRVRLALVLFGAPSILLLTLSAFAQGAGSSGTVGGKVLDPSGAVVAGATVNITNPVSGYSASTESGSNGQYIFQNVPFNNYHMTATHPSFKDAVQDVIVRSSVPVSSDLSLSIANTETVTVEEHADLVENEPVAHTDIDRDLYAKLPTESVNSPMSSLVTLSTPGIAADSNGLFHPLGEHADASFSVDGQPITDQQSRVFSNQLPVNAVESMEIINGVVPPEYGDKPSLIIRTTTRSGLNSTPHGSISASYGSFGTTNSDIALGFGNKRFGNFVAIDGVNSGRYLDTPEFQPLHDHGNGENLFDRIDFQPSPVDSIHLNLGLSRSWFQTPNQYDQQALGQDQRAKILSYNASLVWTHMFGSSMLLSVNPYLRQDQFHYYPSADPFHDQTATLSQSRRLQNAGLKTNFSYSKGIHNLKAGIEWYHTFLAEGFETGITDPAFNPVCLDINGAPITDPSVLDAACAGPGQQVNPNFVPGLLSLDLTRGGSLFQFRGHTDVKQLAGYLQDNISWRNWTFLVGARAETYNGLTSRSQFEPRLGVSYLVKPTSTVLRLGYARLMPTPYNENLIISSATGNILGAAGDFRIRPAVRDQYNAGFQQAFGKYALVNAEYFWKYTQGDYDFDLIFNTPVTFPIQWKKSKIDGFGIKVSMPAYHGLSAYSVLGHTRSRFFGPEVGGLFFNNADVIDATVFRIDHDQAFEETTHLQYQPKPNGPWLGFNWRYESGLVAGSAPFSTNPDPLVPVDLTALSADQQAQIELTCNGVRATLTSPLSGCPGSSLTSPLVRIPAPGTENDDKNPPRINPRHMFDLAVGWDNLLRHDRYRTNLTFTVVNLTDKYALYNFLSTFSGTHFVGPRSYTAQLVVEF; from the coding sequence ATGCCGTACCTCGGCAGGATTCCGCGTGTCCGTCTTGCGCTGGTTCTTTTCGGCGCACCTTCCATTCTTTTGCTGACCCTTTCGGCGTTTGCGCAGGGCGCGGGCTCCTCGGGAACCGTGGGAGGCAAGGTCCTCGATCCGTCGGGCGCCGTCGTTGCCGGTGCAACCGTCAACATCACAAATCCGGTCAGCGGTTACAGCGCGAGCACAGAGTCGGGTTCCAACGGTCAATACATTTTCCAGAACGTGCCGTTCAACAACTACCACATGACAGCCACTCACCCAAGCTTCAAGGATGCTGTGCAGGATGTGATTGTTCGCTCCTCTGTTCCGGTGAGTTCGGATTTGTCGTTGAGTATCGCGAACACCGAGACGGTTACGGTCGAAGAACACGCCGACCTCGTGGAGAACGAGCCTGTGGCGCACACCGACATCGACCGTGACCTTTACGCCAAGCTTCCCACCGAAAGCGTCAATTCACCGATGAGTTCTCTCGTGACGCTTTCGACGCCGGGTATCGCGGCCGATTCCAATGGCCTCTTCCACCCGCTCGGCGAACACGCCGACGCCAGTTTCAGCGTCGATGGCCAGCCGATCACGGACCAGCAGAGCCGCGTCTTCTCGAACCAGTTGCCGGTCAACGCCGTCGAGTCCATGGAGATCATCAACGGCGTTGTGCCGCCCGAGTACGGCGACAAGCCGAGCCTCATTATTCGCACCACGACTCGCTCGGGCCTGAATTCCACGCCCCACGGCAGTATCAGCGCCAGCTATGGCTCGTTCGGGACGACGAACTCGGATATCGCGCTCGGATTCGGGAACAAGCGGTTCGGAAACTTCGTGGCGATTGATGGCGTGAACAGCGGACGATACCTGGACACGCCGGAGTTCCAGCCACTGCACGACCACGGCAACGGAGAGAACCTCTTCGACCGGATCGACTTCCAGCCCAGCCCGGTAGATTCCATTCACCTGAACCTTGGGCTCTCGCGCTCGTGGTTCCAGACGCCGAACCAATATGACCAGCAGGCACTTGGACAGGACCAGCGCGCGAAAATTCTCAGCTATAACGCTTCCCTGGTATGGACTCACATGTTCGGCAGTTCGATGCTGCTGAGCGTTAATCCTTACCTGCGACAGGATCAGTTCCACTACTATCCGAGCGCCGACCCATTTCACGATCAGACGGCGACACTCTCGCAATCGCGCCGGTTGCAGAACGCCGGGCTGAAAACGAACTTCTCTTACTCGAAGGGAATACACAACCTCAAGGCCGGGATCGAGTGGTACCACACATTTCTAGCCGAAGGCTTCGAGACCGGCATCACCGATCCGGCCTTCAATCCAGTTTGCCTCGATATAAACGGCGCGCCGATCACAGATCCCTCGGTGCTCGATGCTGCCTGTGCAGGGCCCGGCCAGCAGGTGAATCCCAACTTCGTGCCCGGCCTGCTCTCACTTGACCTCACCCGCGGTGGCTCGCTCTTTCAGTTTCGCGGTCACACCGACGTAAAACAACTTGCCGGATATTTGCAGGACAACATCAGTTGGCGGAATTGGACATTCCTCGTGGGTGCTCGCGCGGAAACCTACAACGGGCTGACCAGCCGCTCGCAATTCGAACCGCGCCTCGGAGTCAGCTACCTGGTGAAGCCGACCTCGACCGTACTGCGTCTCGGCTACGCTCGGCTTATGCCGACTCCGTACAACGAAAACCTGATCATCTCCAGCGCCACCGGAAACATTCTTGGCGCCGCCGGCGACTTCAGGATCCGCCCGGCTGTCCGCGACCAGTACAACGCCGGCTTCCAGCAGGCGTTCGGAAAGTACGCCCTCGTCAACGCCGAATACTTCTGGAAATACACCCAGGGCGATTACGACTTCGACCTGATCTTCAACACGCCGGTAACATTCCCCATCCAGTGGAAAAAATCGAAGATCGATGGCTTCGGCATCAAGGTCAGCATGCCCGCATACCACGGCCTCAGCGCGTACTCCGTACTGGGCCACACGCGTTCGCGTTTCTTCGGGCCGGAAGTCGGCGGCCTGTTCTTCAACAACGCAGACGTGATCGACGCCACCGTCTTCCGCATCGACCACGACCAGGCTTTCGAAGAAACCACGCACCTGCAGTATCAACCGAAGCCCAATGGACCGTGGCTCGGATTTAACTGGCGTTACGAGAGTGGGCTCGTCGCCGGCAGTGCTCCCTTTTCGACCAATCCGGATCCACTGGTTCCGGTCGACCTTACTGCGTTGTCGGCCGATCAGCAGGCGCAGATCGAATTAACCTGTAACGGGGTGCGCGCAACGCTCACTTCACCTCTCTCCGGTTGCCCCGGGAGCAGCCTCACCTCGCCACTGGTGCGGATCCCCGCTCCCGGCACCGAGAACGATGACAAGAATCCGCCGCGAATCAATCCGCGCCACATGTTCGATCTGGCTGTCGGCTGGGATAATTTGCTCCGGCATGACCGCTACAGGACGAACCTCACATTTACTGTAGTGAACTTGACAGACAAGTATGCACTGTACAATTTCCTGTCAACCTTTAGCGGAACCCATTTCGTTGGGCCGCGGAGCTACACGGCACAACTGGTAGTTGAGTTCTGA
- a CDS encoding HD domain-containing protein, with translation MLTSEQEFTETAPTMLGALMDALDAREGVLFRFTDKPAMLASAASRGYTSFPQPAIIPLLPKHVHALTRSPGPRTLDSESWAEYFTSNGNLAPELLRCIAPLRVGTRLVGVIGLGQRNQGAHYDNEDLEGLSLLANYVALAVHNHALTETLSQRLSENLKLMATIHNFYDSTLEAFASAIDFKHVNIHGHSLRVGRYAAGIAEALGFTQNDIAGLRAAGYLHDIGKVSVDKYLFGKPAALDAREFQEMAEHTTAGHQIVTGIHFPWPKIPDVVRWHHERNDGSGYPDHLRADELDRDVRIMAVADTFDAMTSERPYRHSMSVGEALNEIVKLTPNKFDAHAVQGLLIQVRRDAVAGMGSVVFHGRKPDMPPEKPRFLDDHARCDLLPTDIDQMAGMLNHKITSARLYSA, from the coding sequence ATGTTGACCTCCGAACAGGAGTTCACCGAAACGGCGCCTACGATGCTTGGTGCCCTCATGGACGCGCTCGACGCGCGCGAAGGCGTGCTGTTCCGCTTCACCGACAAGCCCGCCATGCTGGCTTCGGCGGCTTCTCGCGGATACACCTCCTTTCCTCAACCTGCAATCATTCCCTTATTACCCAAGCACGTACACGCACTCACCCGCTCACCCGGCCCGCGCACGCTCGACTCCGAGTCTTGGGCCGAATACTTCACTTCGAACGGGAACTTAGCGCCGGAACTTCTCCGTTGCATTGCTCCACTGCGCGTCGGAACGCGACTCGTGGGCGTAATCGGTCTCGGCCAGCGCAACCAGGGCGCGCATTATGACAACGAGGACCTCGAAGGCCTGTCGCTGCTGGCGAACTATGTCGCGCTTGCCGTACACAATCACGCGCTGACGGAAACCTTGAGCCAGCGCCTGAGCGAGAACCTGAAGTTGATGGCCACCATCCACAACTTCTATGACTCCACGCTCGAAGCCTTCGCTTCCGCCATCGACTTCAAGCACGTCAACATTCACGGACATTCGCTCCGGGTTGGCCGCTATGCCGCGGGAATCGCCGAGGCCCTCGGTTTCACGCAAAACGACATTGCCGGCCTCCGTGCTGCCGGGTATCTGCACGATATCGGGAAGGTCTCGGTCGACAAATATCTCTTCGGCAAGCCAGCCGCGCTCGACGCCCGCGAGTTCCAGGAAATGGCCGAGCACACCACCGCCGGCCACCAGATCGTCACCGGGATTCACTTCCCGTGGCCCAAGATTCCCGACGTCGTCCGCTGGCACCACGAGCGCAACGACGGTTCCGGTTATCCCGACCATCTCCGCGCCGACGAACTCGATCGCGACGTGCGCATCATGGCCGTCGCCGATACTTTTGACGCGATGACCAGCGAGCGCCCGTATCGTCACTCGATGTCGGTCGGCGAAGCGCTCAATGAAATCGTGAAACTGACGCCCAACAAGTTCGACGCCCACGCCGTGCAGGGCCTGCTCATCCAGGTCCGCCGCGACGCCGTCGCCGGTATGGGTTCCGTCGTCTTCCATGGCAGGAAGCCGGACATGCCGCCGGAGAAACCACGCTTCCTCGACGACCACGCACGCTGCGACCTCCTGCCCACCGATATCGACCAGATGGCCGGCATGCTGAATCACAAGATCACCAGCGCCCGCCTGTATAGCGCGTAA
- a CDS encoding MBL fold metallo-hydrolase, with protein MSASIHEIAPDLYRINIFFSQFNLGFNHFLVKDEEPLLFHTGFRATFPEVREAVDRLIEPGRLRYISFGHFEPDECGALNEWLAAAPRAETIVSTVGSIVTTGNFADRPPRALQVNESFSTGKYRFRYINTPHLPHGWDAGVLFEETRKTLLCSDLFTHNGDVEPITGSDITGRARQALLDGQLSPLADVTPYTSQTGRLLSALAALQPARLATMHGSSFEGDCSAALLDLSTVFREVLSDDRSGQLEATA; from the coding sequence ATGTCAGCCAGCATCCACGAGATCGCGCCCGATCTCTATCGCATCAACATATTCTTCTCGCAGTTCAACCTGGGCTTTAACCATTTCCTCGTGAAAGATGAAGAGCCTCTGCTCTTCCACACTGGATTTCGAGCCACGTTTCCGGAAGTTCGTGAGGCAGTCGATCGTCTTATCGAGCCTGGGCGCCTTCGTTACATCAGCTTCGGGCATTTCGAGCCCGATGAATGTGGCGCCCTGAACGAATGGCTGGCCGCCGCGCCCCGAGCCGAGACTATTGTCAGCACCGTGGGCTCGATCGTCACCACCGGAAACTTCGCCGACCGGCCGCCTCGCGCGCTCCAGGTGAACGAGAGCTTCTCCACCGGCAAATACCGGTTCCGCTACATCAACACGCCCCACCTGCCGCATGGCTGGGACGCCGGCGTCCTCTTCGAGGAGACCCGGAAGACTCTTCTCTGCTCTGATCTCTTCACCCACAACGGCGACGTCGAGCCCATCACAGGTTCCGACATCACCGGCCGTGCGCGGCAGGCGTTGCTTGATGGCCAACTCTCGCCTCTAGCTGACGTCACGCCCTACACCTCGCAGACAGGACGACTGCTTTCGGCCCTTGCCGCCCTGCAGCCCGCGCGCCTCGCCACGATGCACGGCTCCAGTTTCGAAGGCGACTGCTCTGCCGCGCTTCTCGACCTCAGTACGGTCTTTCGCGAAGTCCTGAGCGATGATCGCTCCGGTCAACTCGAAGCCACCGCCTGA
- a CDS encoding MoxR family ATPase — MSQTASTNLQRAVLLESALKTIIRGKDDVVRLALVAIFARGHILIEGVPGVGKTTLGQAIARAIDCQFQRVQFTSDMLPSDVIGISIYSAGEQRFEFKHGPVFANVLLADEINRTTPKTQSALLEAMNEHQVTVDGHSHLLPQPFLVIATQNPVEHHGTYPLPESQLDRFLLRVRMSYPEAESEREILRGDAGAVRLDDLRPVLTGDDVVALQEDVSRVTVDEALIDYTLQIVQKTRDSEQLTLGVSPRGSLMLYRAAQAMALLEGRNFCTPDDFKQLAVATFAHRVVVNARYTSTMKRSEQAEQIVRDIVESVAVPI, encoded by the coding sequence ATGTCGCAGACGGCTTCCACCAACCTGCAACGCGCCGTGCTCCTTGAGAGCGCCCTGAAGACCATCATTCGTGGCAAAGACGACGTCGTCCGCCTCGCCCTCGTGGCCATCTTCGCCAGGGGACACATCTTGATTGAAGGCGTTCCCGGTGTCGGTAAGACCACGCTTGGCCAGGCCATCGCCCGTGCCATCGACTGCCAGTTCCAGCGCGTTCAGTTCACCAGCGACATGCTGCCCAGCGACGTCATCGGAATCTCGATCTATTCCGCCGGCGAGCAGCGCTTCGAGTTCAAGCACGGCCCCGTCTTCGCTAACGTTTTGCTGGCGGATGAGATCAACCGCACCACCCCGAAAACCCAGTCAGCGCTCCTGGAGGCAATGAACGAGCACCAGGTTACGGTCGACGGCCATTCACACTTGCTACCGCAGCCGTTCCTCGTAATCGCGACGCAGAACCCGGTCGAGCACCACGGGACCTATCCGCTGCCCGAGTCGCAGCTCGATCGCTTTCTGCTGCGCGTGCGGATGAGCTATCCTGAAGCCGAGTCCGAGCGCGAAATCCTCCGCGGCGACGCCGGTGCTGTTCGCCTCGACGATCTGAGACCCGTTCTCACCGGCGACGACGTTGTCGCCTTGCAGGAAGACGTTTCGCGGGTAACTGTCGATGAAGCCCTGATCGACTACACCCTTCAGATCGTGCAAAAGACCCGCGACTCCGAACAGTTGACCCTCGGCGTATCGCCGCGCGGCTCTCTCATGCTCTATCGCGCCGCCCAAGCCATGGCATTGCTCGAGGGCCGCAACTTCTGCACTCCTGACGACTTCAAGCAACTCGCCGTGGCCACCTTCGCCCACCGCGTCGTTGTGAACGCCCGATACACCTCGACGATGAAGAGGTCCGAGCAGGCCGAGCAGATCGTCCGTGACATCGTGGAAAGCGTCGCCGTCCCGATCTAG
- the pfkA gene encoding 6-phosphofructokinase: protein MKKIAVLTSGGDAPGMNAAIRAVARAGIDKGWEVVGVRQGYQGLVNGNFIPLRARDVGGIIQRGGTMLGSARCVEFEEEETRVEAIRQLNCEDISGLVVIGGNGSQTGAHALYKMGFPVVGVASTIDNDLAGSDITIGVDTALNIALEALDRLKTTASSHRRAMLVEVMGRKCGYLALMAAIAGGAEAAVIPEVPTPPEELAEQFHDAYQRGKMHAIAVVAEGAEYAAEALVNYFKQHKSRIGWDVRATILGHVQRGGIPTAYDRLLGTRLGAGAVDALAGGEQGVLVGWLKGKVLTTPLDEIVGVQKSIDPDLLRLAHVLEA, encoded by the coding sequence ATGAAGAAGATTGCTGTGCTGACAAGCGGTGGAGACGCGCCCGGCATGAATGCCGCCATCCGCGCCGTGGCGAGAGCCGGCATAGACAAAGGCTGGGAAGTCGTCGGCGTAAGACAAGGGTATCAAGGTCTCGTAAACGGAAACTTCATTCCGTTGCGCGCCCGCGATGTTGGCGGAATCATCCAGCGCGGCGGAACCATGCTCGGCAGCGCCCGTTGCGTCGAATTCGAGGAGGAGGAAACGCGCGTCGAGGCCATCCGTCAGCTCAACTGCGAAGACATTTCCGGACTCGTCGTCATTGGCGGCAACGGCTCACAGACTGGCGCGCACGCTCTCTACAAAATGGGATTTCCGGTCGTCGGCGTGGCTTCCACCATCGACAACGATCTCGCCGGATCGGACATTACTATAGGGGTCGATACGGCCCTGAACATCGCTCTGGAAGCTCTCGACCGTCTCAAGACCACAGCCTCCTCGCACCGTCGCGCCATGCTCGTCGAAGTGATGGGTCGCAAGTGCGGATACCTGGCGCTGATGGCGGCCATCGCCGGGGGTGCCGAAGCGGCCGTGATTCCCGAAGTGCCCACGCCGCCAGAGGAGCTAGCCGAACAATTCCACGACGCCTACCAGCGCGGCAAGATGCACGCCATCGCCGTCGTCGCCGAAGGCGCCGAGTACGCCGCCGAGGCCCTGGTGAACTATTTCAAGCAGCATAAGAGCCGCATCGGCTGGGACGTCCGCGCGACGATCCTCGGCCACGTGCAGCGCGGTGGAATTCCAACTGCCTACGATCGCCTGCTCGGAACCCGCTTAGGCGCGGGCGCCGTCGACGCTCTGGCTGGCGGCGAACAAGGCGTGCTCGTCGGTTGGCTTAAAGGCAAAGTTCTCACCACGCCGCTCGACGAAATCGTAGGCGTGCAGAAGTCGATCGATCCTGATTTGCTGCGACTGGCGCACGTGCTCGAAGCCTGA
- the larB gene encoding nickel pincer cofactor biosynthesis protein LarB, translating into MNASELKRLFEQVRSGKLTADDAVDKLRHLPFEDLGFAKVDHHRSLRAGMPEVIFGPGKKPEHLAEIFGRLAKRGNSVLATRVTPEQVRAVRRKFRKADNNELARTLTLRQKNQKLGKGRIAIVCAGTSDIPVAEEAAVTAELMGNDIGRIYDVGVAGIHRLLAHKLELADARVIVVCAGMEGALPSVVGGLVGVPVIAVPTSIGYGASFGGLTALLGMMNSCASNVTVVNIDNGFGAAYVATMINRL; encoded by the coding sequence GTGAACGCCTCGGAACTCAAGCGGCTCTTCGAGCAAGTGCGCAGCGGCAAACTCACCGCCGACGACGCCGTCGACAAACTGCGGCATCTCCCATTCGAGGACCTCGGCTTCGCTAAGGTCGATCACCATCGCTCACTCCGCGCCGGCATGCCCGAGGTCATCTTCGGGCCCGGTAAGAAACCCGAGCATCTCGCGGAGATATTCGGCCGTCTGGCCAAGCGCGGGAACAGTGTCCTCGCGACCCGCGTCACCCCGGAGCAGGTGCGCGCCGTGCGCAGGAAATTCCGCAAGGCTGACAATAATGAGCTCGCCCGCACCCTCACGCTGCGCCAGAAGAACCAGAAGCTGGGGAAGGGAAGAATCGCGATTGTCTGCGCCGGAACCAGCGACATCCCGGTCGCCGAAGAAGCCGCGGTTACAGCCGAGTTGATGGGCAATGACATTGGCCGAATCTACGATGTTGGCGTCGCCGGAATTCACCGTCTCCTTGCTCACAAACTGGAACTCGCCGACGCACGCGTGATCGTGGTTTGCGCCGGAATGGAGGGGGCACTGCCCAGCGTCGTCGGCGGCCTCGTCGGCGTACCGGTCATCGCCGTTCCCACCAGCATTGGCTATGGCGCATCCTTCGGCGGATTGACGGCCCTGCTCGGCATGATGAACTCCTGCGCTTCCAACGTGACTGTCGTGAACATCGACAACGGGTTCGGCGCCGCTTACGTCGCCACCATGATCAATCGGCTGTAG
- a CDS encoding MarR family transcriptional regulator, translated as MTVKKTGIREELKQTKPFHSLAQEAFLSLQRTADVISQKFEEFLKPWGISGTQYNVLRILRGAGPEGLRCGEIGDRMVTHDPDITRLLDRMEKAGWIERARHPRDRRVVLTEINRRGLDLLSEIDKPLEDFTRGVGKHVPEKRLRQLIAILDDIRNVPEPKHGRRSLKIC; from the coding sequence GTGACCGTCAAGAAAACAGGAATACGGGAAGAACTGAAGCAGACGAAGCCGTTCCATAGCCTCGCGCAAGAAGCGTTTCTTTCACTGCAGCGAACCGCCGACGTGATTTCACAGAAGTTCGAAGAGTTCCTGAAGCCCTGGGGCATCTCGGGCACGCAGTACAACGTGCTCCGAATTTTGCGCGGCGCGGGTCCTGAGGGTCTGCGTTGCGGCGAGATCGGCGATCGCATGGTTACCCACGATCCCGACATCACCCGCCTTCTGGACCGCATGGAGAAGGCCGGATGGATCGAGCGTGCCCGCCATCCCCGGGATCGTCGCGTCGTCCTGACCGAAATTAACCGTCGCGGTCTCGACCTGCTCAGCGAGATTGATAAGCCTCTCGAAGACTTTACGCGTGGAGTTGGGAAACATGTCCCGGAGAAACGACTTCGCCAGCTAATTGCAATTCTCGACGATATCCGTAATGTTCCCGAGCCAAAGCACGGGAGACGCTCTCTGAAGATCTGCTAG